In Magallana gigas chromosome 1, xbMagGiga1.1, whole genome shotgun sequence, the sequence TGTACATAAACTCTGCATAAATAATGCGTCATCAGTGGACCCTGtttctgtgtacatgaactctGCATAAATGACGCGTCATCAGTGGACCATGTTTCTATGTACATGAACTCTGCATAAAAAAACCGCGTCATCAGTGTGCTCTGTTTCTGTGTACATAAACTCTGCATAAATGACGCGTCATCAGTGGACCATGTAtctgtgtacatgaactctGCATAAAAACGCGTCATCAGTGGACCCCGTTTCTGTGTACATGAATTCTgcataaataacgcgtcatcagTGGACCCTGTTTCTGTGTGCATAaactctgcataaataacgCCTCATCATTGGACCCTGTGTCTGTGTGCATAaactctgcataaataacgCATCATCAGTGGACTCTGTTTCTGTGTACGtgaactctgcataaataacgcgtcatcagtggaccctgtttctgtgtacatgaactcttcataaataacgcgtcatcagTGGACCGTTTCTGTGTACATGAATTCTGCATAAATAACGCGTCAAAACTCTGCATAAATACCGCGTCATCAATGGACTATGTTTTTGTGAACTTTACTTATATAAAGTGTCATCACTTGGATGCAAAATAATGTAATACTGTGCTACATTTAGTACACCAAGCTCAGATCCTGGGAAGTctcaaaagaattttaaaaaagagagaataaaagactttaaaaaGATGAGCAGATGAATGTGCCTCCTAGTTTTGGGGTACGCATGTATATCAATGTATTTAAACTTTTCTGTCCCAAACCGGTTTTATCGGAGGGATCTATAGCTTTCCTCTtcgtccgtcagtctgtctgtcccGTTTCagtttttacacttttttcGTTATgcgaaaaataaagaaaataattgaaatttttgaagaAGTTATTAATGCAGCGTTATTGTGTTCATATATCATATCATCTAGTTAAATGAATTATACTATAATTTAATATTCACAATTACTTCAATGATTCAACCTTTAGATATAAGTAGTTTACCGGACAAGGAAGATTCCCAATACTAGTGTTTGTACAGGGGTTGGGGATCGGGCCATAAGATGAATCTGCTCACCTACCTCTTAGTACACATAGAAGCTTCAAAACATGCAACATCTTGAAacgtgtttaatttttttttttctattattttgtcTTCGGATTCAAAATGTTTcatactttcaaattttcatatttattgtaAGACAAgtaaaaagctgtcaatgtgacagcaaaccaggttttcttttatgtgaactgtatccataatccatgtcaatcctgaattgataaacactacctacatTGTACCGTATCCAGTGAGATGGAGTACCCATATGCAATATTGCCCAAAAATGACTTATTATAAAAGCAGGTTTATTGTTCAACaattattagaaatcaaaatcctaacaatatgcacacctctgatatatgtacaattgatctgcaaaagaagaacttcttatcttgaaaactgctGGAGGAGTTATTTATACAATGAGTGTaccctttatgcaatattttgccaaaaaatgacttggTTTAaaagcttgtatttttttccataaattgtCAGAagtcaaaatcctagcaatttgcatacctctgatatacgTACAATTGATccgcaaaagaacaatttcctatcttgaaaactgtaagagtTATCCGTGGGTACAATGAGGGAACCCTTTTGCAGAACAAACGGACGAGTCACCGATACAGCAACAACAAGATAAAGAGGAATCCCGAGGGGCAGATGAAAATAAATAGGCCAAAGCGTAAGAGCATCATGTGATATAGACCTTGGAGACGATTTCTCAAAGTCTAATCacaatttaaatcaaagtactgaaagccaggctcttttgatgtgtctttatgcatattgtgtagtaaagactgaaaatctctctctctctcatgattttaatgtcggcaaagcgtcagagagcgaccaagttttgtaagcggctataaacaaaaatatgtccatCTAGTAGAAagaagttcaacagttgctgccttgaatatttcaacaagcgttatatattcaatccctaTTTCTTCAACGCGCAATAAAgcagttcatggaaattcatgcgcattgtatgtgatCAAAATGCATATTCTTGtatttaaaacacgttattattaagaaaactaaaaatttctctcgaaataaaaaaaaaagaaacaaaacgcCAACacttgacaaaacgtggctctttgtgtaactttttggtatagcggaagcttttattttaacgctgtttggtttttttgtttgtttacttttgaagctgtgctatttatagtaacattggcgactTGCCTGCCTACAgacaggactctgctttcagcagagcccggctaaggTGGCgggggatagtttttttggtcgaggaaatgtgaggcagatagtgctcatatatgtgatttaatttttcagtggatttttaaatttgcttaaaTTCGTTTGCATGCAGGAGACACATGGTCCCGACACTATATAGAATAGCCAGGGATGGTCTcaaaaatttctgaaaatttttccttttttcacatcttcacgggtccagcaccacgctccagtcccgagcaactgtcataaagaaaaataggattggtagcttaatgtatacccatgcaaataatcaccaattgatagagggtcaatcaccttcttttcgagtgacatttcgtgttctgaacccaccctacttttcaagcacaaaaccgaaagtgaaaattttggccacagtttcgcattttcattccatatctgataatcaaagtactgaaagtactgatagacGGAGGCATCAGTTTTATTATACATGTGCTGATGTACAGATTTTGAAGTCTTCTTGTGATTCTATGAAAAGAAATGTTAATGTTAATGTTAATTTGCTTTTGTTACAGAGTTGGTGTgaacaatatataaaataacacaattcTTTGTGttgtaaaaacatatttttattaacattgctATGTTGAATTCTTTCAAAAGTCACTGAACACAATTTGGTAACATACACAAAATATTATGCTATCATATGTAAATACAATAAGAAAATATTGGAAggagtttttgttgttgtaaaaaacatacttttttaacatgttatgTTGAATTCTTTCAAAAGTCATTGAACACAATTTGGtaacatgaacaaaatataattatgtcatATGTAAATGcaataagaaaaaattataatggCTATTTGCAtactttgggggggggggggggttactatATAGCAATATTGCATgcaattacaaaaatatgcatTGATGTCTTTATAATCCTCAGATATTTCAACCAGTAATTGTATTTCAAGGTTTTGacagaattataaaaaagaaagaaaaagaaacaagatAATGTCTCTGAATAAATGAATACCAGTGGATATGATTAAATGATGTGCACAAAACAATGAGAAatgattatttacatgtatggaAACAAATCTAAATTGATAACAATGTTAAAATATGCATGGTTATGTTGTATTTTTCTTGTTATttgtataaaacaatatatttaccAATGATATAAGGATAGAATATAAGATGTGTAGACAAATTATGAAGAAAATGTATGGGTATCTAAATATAATGAAGAAAGTCGGCAAGAAACAAAAAGGAAATGCTATGCAAtgttaaaatatcatgaaaCACCCTGAACACATGCAATTGGTACCATATCAAAACAATATGAACTGTTGCATTTATAAACAGCATTTGCCTAAGCAATGTATGCTAAACAAAATTAGTCCAGTACATAAAATGCAATTGCAATAAAACAATGAGCAACtaacataataaatatacacaacTTGTTTCTAAATGTTTAGTGAGAATATATTGATCAAACAAACTTATTCACAACCATATACAATCAGAGACATATACCAGACTCAAcatcaaacaactatatttgATCAGTGACAAATGCTGTGAGGATTAGATGCTAAAAATcgattgaaataattttaagaatatcTAATGAATTTACCCTCTATGGATTGCAATTTGTTCTAAGTGATAAGTTCACTTAAGCTTAATGCCACATGTTACAAGGCATATTACATGGCAATTGCATTTGTGTTTAAATAATAGGTAACACAAAGTTATAATCTACAAGAAATGTGTTCTAATTTGGCACAGTAAATAACAAGTTGTGTTTATGATAATACAAAAGACTTGACTTGTGTCTTTCATTGGCACAGAAGATATGATTACAAATAGTGACAAATATTTAGTTTGAAAAATTCCATGGCATTAGTTCAAGAGGAAAGTAATGATTTTTTACCAACAAACAAAAGTATGTACTTATGTcgcataatgtacatgtacttggttattaaaatggtacTGTCTACAGAAGACTAATACTATACACTAAGAACTAAAAAATTTCCATGACAATGGATTTATGACCATGCATACAGGAAACACTCCGGTGGTACATTAAAGATAAGAAGTTGAAAATAGTGTTAACATTAACGAGATAACTGCATACAAATCTTtatcaaaaaaacattttactgatttttataACTGAATTGActtgatatcaatttttttataactaTAATGAAAATAACTGTATAAAACAGGAAGAATGTAACCcaaaagaaatgaaaagaaaaactttgTTAATTTTTGGACAAATGATAGATGTTGTAATTAAATCAAGGCAAACATTTGTACATCAGATCCATTAAGGGTTGCCTCGATTTGAAATGGTATGATTTGAATACAGAAATTTTCCAATTCTTCTGCATTGAAAATCGCgacatcttcatttttttttaacagttctCCTCTGAGAGTTTCAACATCCATCCTAATGTCTTGACTGACATTGTCTTCATCCATTACGTAAATTTCAACGTCTTCATTTGAGACAGAAATTGCCTCAACCTTTCCTTTTATCATGTGGGTCCTTGGTTCtactttctgaaaaatattaacatttgtaCAACATTACATTTTCAAGATGAAAGGTAAAACACATCATCATGGTATTGTAGAAAAAGATTGGTCCTAATGTAATAACAAAATGAGATTTAGATAAATAATACCGGTGTATTACCAGACGTCTATTTTATATTATCAGTGTTTACCAGACTGTTTTTAATAagaattaaaatctttaaaagaatagttcattaaatatattgagcaattttaatatatatgtaagttaGAATAATcctaatttgatcagaaatacactatatagtttttttaaaaaatgtgaaaattttattgaaGTATAAAAATGAGGGACAATAGCCTCAGAAATGATCATACCTTGATGACAGTATTCCTGGTTGTGTTTAAGGATTTCTTTTTTTGCCATTCAGACACTAGGCAATGAGTAACTTCTACGAAATCTCCAACTTTTAAGTCGGTTTCTGCTAGGTTTCTCCACAGAGTCACCTCCATGGAGTGTCCCTGCTCTTTTAAGCTAACAGTTCTTATTTTGGTTTCTTGTTGGCCTACTTGAACAAGTTTTACTGCCTCATCCTGAAAGAAaagtataaaattctaacaaagaaaattacaatccatcaacaaatatatatatatactcagtTTCTATTTCCCGTTATGTTTGCATTGCCATAGAAAATCTGTGATGATCATTTTCCTATCATGTCTATAACACGCAAAACAACGAAGATGATGTGTAAAGACTTTAAAGCGAGGATAcacaaatattacaaacaaataaacatcaaCTCTAACATAAATAATagcattaaaatcattttttttttaacacaccAGACTGTGCAGTCAAAATATCATATCACTCTTAACGTGCAATTTGCTTGCATGGCCTGATGTGTTAAAGGACCGAAGATATCCAAAAAATAAGCTAAATTAAGTTGTACTTACCCGAATAACCTGTCCCTGTACTGATAAAATACCCCTTATGGGCATATCCAGAGCCTCTCTAATTGTTTTGGAAGGTGAAGTTGGTGTTATGAGCAGCACAGCTTTATCTGTCTGCTCTTTCGTCAGATTAAGATGTGGCGCACACATGATCTTTGAATGGGTAGATAAGACAACCCTATTTCCTTTCACTAGGAAATTTCTTAACTGCATGGTTTTGCCTTCTCTGATCTTCATCATCTGGTTTTCGTCACTCAATGTGGCCAGCATACAATCCGTTTTATCAGCTATGCTGAAGTTCAACATGCTTCCTTTCGTTCCACTGCTGCCAGTGAAGTTTGCAGTGTGTCCAACTTTGGCAACAACCACAACCAATTTTCCCATGGGATATGCTGCTGCTTCTTTCCCTTTATTTTCCATAATCAAATCTTTGAGACTTTTTTCCTGCATCTGAAATTCATAGTATTAAATCATGAATTTGAGTTTTTTCCCCCTAACATTTAAGGactcatataataaagcatgtaaatatcaaaatgagcTTGTATGATGATATTTGGAATGTTGAGTGTTAATCGTAATTCTACTGAAGTTgcttttaaccaaaaaattgttgattttgaCAAAAGAAATAGTTGTACTTTGAAGTTCTCCATTATTAAATTTGTTCAGTAAAATATAACCTCCAAAGTTAGCAAAAGGTATTtctgaatcaaattttttaaaataatgaatttatataCATAGTACATCAACTTCAAAAACACATTCTTTAAGTACAATAATTTCAACGGTACTATGAATGTAATCTCATTTGTGGGAATTATTACTTTTACAGGGGCAAATATACAATGATTGGTTTGTGATCTGAAAAATATGATTCGAGGGTGGCACAGGAAATATCTGAATTTGACATGTATGTTGTATAAACATGATCTAAGCAACTTCCATAGTCTCTTGTAGAACTGTGCATTATTTGTCTTACATTCAATCTTTCCAGATATGAACTGAGATCTCTTTGAGTAAAGAAGTCAATATTTGTGTCTCCCATGATCACAAGGGGGATATCTGTCTCTATTAACTGATGAATAGACCTCAAAAACTTGCAAAAATTACTTATGCTTGCCATATTTATATAGATAAACAGAAGATTCACTGATGCATCTCGGTAATCAATGGATGCAGTCACAGCCTCTACTCCACACAGAATAAATTTTCTTGGGTTATGCAACTCTTTTTTTGAGTACAACACCATTCCATTAAATGGTCGTCCTCGATTTGCTACGTGCCCATCAAAGCGATACATATTGAAACCAGGGAGTAGGAAATCCTCATCCCTATCATTAGGTACAAGTCTACTTTCTGATATAGCAATTATGTCTCCTGATTTCAGGTTTTCGTCATTTGCAACATCTTTCATATGACAGTGTAAGGATCTAGTGTTgtgataaataattttcaaatctgATGTTATATGTTTCAGAACTGGTAAACATGTTCTTAAAACAGCATCCTCTCTTAGCCTTTCCATTTCTTTTACAACTTTTGCTGACACTgctattttttgttcatttaatgATGATATGAATAAGTTTTCCAGTTTACGGACTCTACTCAATCCAACATAATGCATATGTTCCTGTTTTCTTGTGCCAAGATCTATTACAACATCGTTTAAGGTAGAACCTTGTGCTTTATGAATTGTTTTTGCACATGCTAACCTCAATGGAAACTGTCGTCTTGTAACATAGCATGTTTTAAAACGACCAACTGAAAATTTCTTTGACACTTCTAAAATAGGTGTCCAATTTCTGCAAATATTTTCAGTGTACAAATATGAGTACTTCATTCTTGCTGAAGATCcaatattttgttcttcaaataAAACCCAAACTATACTACATCTTTTAGAGCCAGGAACTCTTAAATCTAATTCTTTAACAATACACGGACTACCATTGGCTAAACCATCTTCCACATCAACATTCAAGCATACTTCTGCTGGCAAATTTTTCACTAAATAGACCTCCTTTTGTAATCCCATTGTTTTTGAAGGATTTTCTGACACCTGAGCAAGAATTTTGCTCTTTAAATCTGCTGTCACCTCACCACCAGCTATATCAACAGCCAAAATGGAACATTTGTCTCTAGTTTCTGCACTTTGAAAAGCCTCCATGTTATGATTATTTACTTTGGCATTAGTAgtaaacaaatgtaaaatagCATTTACATCTTGCACTTGATGCAAGTTAGTTGAGCGTGACTTGAGCTCATCAATGTCACTTTTAGTTTGCAAGCCCTCACGTAATCTGTTAAGTAATTCGGCAAAACTTTTGTCTTCTTTTTGTCTCATAATCTCAGTTAATTCGAAAACATCGAACAGTTCAGTCCAGAGATTGATTGCTAAAGGTGCATAGCCATCAACCAAGCTTTCAAATACCCATCCATCAAAAACTGGTTCCAACTGGAAAAGGTCACCAATTGCAATTATACTTACACCACCAAAAGGAATATTTCTGGCAAATATCTCCTGAAGTCTcaagttgacaaaattaaacagtTTATTACCAACCATTGATATTTCatctatgaaaataattttgagaTTTTGAAATTTCACTCGCATTGTATCAAGCTGTTGTGCATCAAGTGGTTTGTAGTTCAGCTTTTGATTTGCAGGTATACAGAACAATGAATGAATGGTTTGCCCTCCTATATTGTAAGCTGCTTTTCCTGTTGGAGCACACAGAACTGTTTTTACTGCATCAAGGTTCTCACCTGGTTGCTTTGTATAATACCTTGTAACTGCTTGGTAAAGACATGTTGTTAGCAAGCTTTTTCCAACTCCTGCACCTCCTGTCAAGAAGCAGTAAAAAGGAAAATGGTCCATTTTTACTTTATGAAGAATGTGGTAGAAGAAATTTCTTTGCCTCTCATTCAGGGATCTAACCAGGTTTTGGTAATCAGATTCAGGCATCTGCTTAagtacaatatcatttctttctaACTGTTTTCTTGTAATGCCTAAATCAATACCTAAGTCATAATCTTTACCAAAGTATTCTGGACTGAAGCAAccatgtaatttacatatgtCCTCATCTTGTTCTTGGTCAATTCCATCTTCATGCTGAACTTCAGCTGCAATAACATTATTGCTGTCCTCTGTTAAATGAAGCATACTGGCTTCTGCAATATCTATCACTCCTTTATCAGCTTCATATTGCTTCTTGTTTCTTTGGATAGTTtcttcattttgtttgaaattagcTTCAAAGCTGTTAAATGATCCAATCAAGTCAAGTTCCTCATTTCTCCAGGGATAAAATAGCATCAACTGTTCTCGGAAATAATTTTCTGAGTCTTGATCTTTATTAAATCTTACATGTCTGATGATTTTTGAAGTATTTCTTCTTTTAAGTATAGAGCCATCTTTCATAAGGTATTCCTCCTTAAAGATTCCATCATCTTTTTCTCCATTTAAAATATCATCTTCATTTATTTCTTCTATTTCATCTTCGGGCAATAAATCTTGATTGTAAGATGAGGTTTTCTCCTTAGCTGGTAAAATCATGTCAAATTTTGAGATGAAGTCTGCTAAACACcaagtttttaaacattttggtcTTCTCTGGTAGCGTTTGATCCAGTTGTCTgattcaatatttgttgaattttcTGGAAGGTCTTGCAATGTTTCCACTGGTTTAAGTAAAAATGTTCTCTTTCTTGGTTCATTTGTGTTTATGAACACAACTGTCCTACTGCTACTTCGCAGAGGCATCTGCAGTACAAGATATGCAGCTTCTTGTGCACAAATTTCAACATGAGTGAGAaacttatttccaatttgtCGTACTTGTTGTCGCAAAGACATATTGCCATGTCTAGCTTCTTCACATGCTTCATGCATCAAATTTGACATTCCTCTCTGTGACTTggaaatatatgatacaatgtatgCTGCACAGGCATAGCCATCAAGTATAAACTGAACATCAATATTTGCTTCCCAAGCTTCAAGAAGGAGCTCATTGTAGGAATTGATGCGTATCTCGGAAAGTGTTCTTTTTAAGAATACTTTTGGGAATTTCAAACTTGACCTCAGTGCGAAAATATATGTCTCATAAACCATCCCTATTTCCTTGAGaaaattctcaaaataaatTCCCTCTCCACATTTCAAGTCATTTAAATATTCACAAATTTTGAGATAGTCCTGTTGTACATTAGGATTTTCTTCCAAGTCTTTCTCGTCAAGAGGTTCCAAGATTTCTGTTTGTGGCAAAGGAGGCAAAGGAAAGTTGAATCGACatacatttttacctttttttttacaagtccGTGCATGTCTGTGTGTCTGGTAATTGATCAGTTCAGGGATGTCATCATTTTTTGAACATGTACAATGCTTGTCAATAAAGATCTGAATTTCCTCCTTAGTAGATGCTTCATATGTTGGGGCATTTTCAATCCATAGGAGCATGTGAATATGTGGAGAACCCCTTTGTTGGAATTTAACACGGAAAAAATAGTCTACAATTTTGCCTAGAGGACTGATACtgcttttcataattttttgcaTGAATATTTGAAATCTGTGTTGAAAATACCTAGAACATGTGACTGGATCTTTTTTAATCAGCTCACACTTTTCTGTCCATGACAACTCCTTGATGGTTTCATCAGACATATCTCTGTTGTTCAGTTGTCTACtcaatattttcaacaaacttGACCACTTAGTTTCAGCTGCAGAGAAAGAACAGAACCATGTTGGCTTTCCTAGTTGTCTTATCATTGCAAACACATCTTTCTTTGCACTTTCCCAATAAGCAGGTGACCCTCTTAATGTTCTCAAAACTCTGTACCCCTCATTCAAACGAACAATATTATCAAACGCTGCAGGGTTTAACACTTCTTTTACTGTAACTTTCTTCCCTTCATTTTGGCATTTCCGCATTGCAAGATTTACTTTATCTTGTATCTGTTTAATTTGTAACttcttcaatttaaaaaacaaattgggTATGGAGCAAGCTGCTCTCCTATCTAGTGATCTCAACTCCCATTTGCAAATAGTACTGTATGACACTGGAACCAGTCTGTCTTTGTTAGAAGGACGTTCCTGACCACAGTATATTGTAGGAAATGCAAGGTATTCTGCATGTGGATCCTGGTACATTCCTAAAGGAATCTGATTTTCACCTGGTGCAAAGTTATGCATTTTGTTCAATGACCTTACATCAGTTGGATGCATCAGTGTGTCTGTATTACCTGTCAATCTATTATCAAAATTTGGATCTTCTTGTCCAGGTGTCTTCTGGAAATTCTTCAACATTTTCTTCTGCTCTCGATTCTTTTTCTTCATTCAAATCAAGCCAATCTTTCTGTTCCTCTGTTATGTTCCAGTCCTCATTTATTGTTATGCCCTCATTTCTAAATAATTGACTGTTGTCAATTAACCATTTTAAAGCATTTAGACATTTATTTGGTCTTACTGTTTCATGCAGGACATGATGTTTGAATGATAATTTCCGTTTCAATTTTACTTGAATTGTCTCCGATTCTGCGAACATTCTAGGAAGACATCTAACTGTCTTACTGACATCTGTAGGTACATTGACAACATTTCCACGAAGACTTTTTTGACCACCTCTTGGTTTTTCCATTATCTGCATGAAAGGAATTCGAGGACTTATAAGACGTTCCTCCATTTCTGATATATCTAAATCTGGTGGTTTTTCTGGGAAAAAGAACCCATTCTTGACAGAACAAGATGGAATTTTTTTAGACTTTAAATTACGACTACATGTGACACAAATCCATTCGATATCTCCAACACTTTTAATACCAAGCAAAAACTTTCTCACAAACTCTGATTGACAAACACTATCAGATTTCACAACTCCTTCCCTGAACCAAGTTTGTGTGCAACAAGAGCAGACATATGATGGCCCATCTGATACAgaagctttaaaatttgcaacaGCAGCATTTCTCCTCTCTCTCAATTTGTCGTTTTTGTCAAACGTCTGCCCCTTTTCCTTGTTCGCATCAAAACTATCCTCAATTTCAGAACAAACTTTTTTATGAGTCATGTTGTCATTATCATCATGTGAGTGAGTCCTCTTTCctaacacatttttatttttggactTCATATTATGGACAAGATAGTTTTCAGAAATACTTTGTATGTGTTCACAAATGTATACAATAGGTTTGTTGGGTTTGAATGACAATTGTTTCATCGATAGTGAACACCCTTCAAATGCAACCTGGTCAAGCATACATGAAGACAGGGAGAGGCAGAGTTGCCTTAAAAATTGGCATAAAGTTTGAAAGGAACTTAGAATTGAAACTGTACATTTGCCATCCGGGTCACACAATCCATTCATACCTCTACAATGAgggtcaaaaatgtaaaagcttCCATTATTGTGTTTAACTGCTATTGCACAAGAATGAAAAATGAGAATTGCATTGTTGTGCACTGCAAATGCCCTGTTAAAAAAACTCTCTAATGAACAACTTATTTCAGAGTTAATTTTCTGACCCATGGTACCAACAAATACTTTTTGAATGTATGACGAGAAATAATTCTGATTGTATTTGACATAATTGGGTAGTTCTTTGAGTAGCAAATAATCTTCACAAGGGTTCTTTCTTAGTGAATACAAAACATCGCCTGACATCAATATTGCA encodes:
- the LOC136273918 gene encoding uncharacterized protein — protein: MQEKSLKDLIMENKGKEAAAYPMGKLVVVVAKVGHTANFTGSSGTKGSMLNFSIADKTDCMLATLSDENQMMKIREGKTMQLRNFLVKGNRVVLSTHSKIMCAPHLNLTKEQTDKAVLLITPTSPSKTIREALDMPIRGILSVQGQVIRDEAVKLVQVGQQETKIRTVSLKEQGHSMEVTLWRNLAETDLKVGDFVEVTHCLVSEWQKKKSLNTTRNTVIKKVEPRTHMIKGKVEAISVSNEDVEIYVMDEDNVSQDIRMDVETLRGELLKKNEDVAIFNAEELENFCIQIIPFQIEATLNGSDVQMFALI